One stretch of Halapricum desulfuricans DNA includes these proteins:
- a CDS encoding DUF5778 family protein — translation MAEEIIDEELYEQAEELLEPGEIELNGLIVHTDLGRDKEAELNQATIEIGDIIAEYAAPDEETFVYSGTDDPEFGLNQHQGLTLEDEAFVWECQQLLREGTFRIVFYYEADADQEAILDAVSAAGYTVVGVEGPHAT, via the coding sequence AGGAACTGTACGAACAGGCCGAGGAACTGCTCGAACCGGGCGAGATCGAGCTCAACGGGCTGATCGTTCATACCGATCTCGGTCGCGACAAGGAGGCGGAACTGAACCAGGCGACGATCGAGATCGGCGACATCATCGCCGAGTACGCCGCACCCGACGAGGAGACGTTCGTCTACTCGGGCACCGACGACCCGGAGTTCGGCCTCAACCAGCACCAGGGCCTGACGCTCGAAGACGAGGCGTTCGTCTGGGAATGCCAGCAACTCCTCCGCGAGGGAACGTTCCGGATCGTCTTCTACTACGAGGCCGACGCCGACCAGGAGGCGATCCTCGATGCGGTCTCGGCGGCCGGCTACACCGTCGTCGGCGTCGAAGGTCCGCACGCTACGTGA
- the hemA gene encoding glutamyl-tRNA reductase: MTRATGVITGVSVSHRQADVREIESAATTDQRAAVDRLLEEGPVTEAFALQTCNRVEAYVVTDSADAGRAVLKEYAAEIPDSITEWLDHEASLRHLMRVAAGLESLVIGEDQIIGQVRDAYEDARSVGGIGPVLESAITKAIHVGERARSETAINEGVVSVGSAAVELAAGEHDLEGATATVIGAGEMATLAAKALDARTDVGRLFVVNRTVEHAERVLDSVSVGGDSLHMDDLEQAVTAADIVISATGTAEPVVDSELLAGTGETVVLDLARPRDIPERVSQLSDVTRYDLDALKSVTEETRAQRRDAALEVEQLIEEAFGELLTQYKRKRADEVISAMYEGAERHKAAELQKAFAKLDLDEGEREVVESMADAIVNKLLAPPTSGLRDAAEDDDWSTINTALRLFDPSLDGETPPIEEFVADAPGSETERELPPAVQDRLDD, from the coding sequence GTGACACGGGCAACAGGCGTCATCACCGGTGTAAGCGTCTCCCACCGGCAGGCAGACGTTCGCGAGATCGAGTCGGCGGCGACGACAGACCAGCGCGCTGCGGTCGACCGTCTGCTCGAGGAGGGACCCGTCACGGAGGCGTTTGCGCTACAGACGTGCAACCGTGTTGAGGCCTACGTTGTGACTGACAGCGCCGACGCCGGCCGCGCCGTTCTGAAGGAGTACGCCGCCGAGATCCCCGACTCGATCACCGAGTGGCTCGACCACGAGGCGAGCCTCCGGCATCTGATGCGCGTAGCGGCGGGGCTGGAATCACTCGTGATCGGCGAAGACCAGATCATCGGGCAGGTCAGAGACGCCTACGAGGACGCCCGAAGCGTCGGCGGTATCGGGCCGGTGCTGGAGTCTGCGATCACCAAAGCGATCCACGTCGGCGAGCGCGCCCGTTCGGAGACGGCGATCAACGAGGGCGTCGTCTCGGTCGGTAGCGCCGCCGTCGAACTGGCCGCTGGCGAACACGACCTCGAAGGCGCGACTGCGACGGTCATCGGAGCCGGCGAGATGGCGACGCTCGCGGCGAAGGCCCTCGACGCCAGAACTGACGTCGGTCGACTGTTCGTGGTGAATCGGACAGTCGAACACGCCGAACGCGTCCTCGATAGCGTCTCGGTCGGCGGTGACTCGCTCCATATGGACGACCTCGAACAGGCGGTGACGGCTGCAGACATCGTCATTTCAGCGACGGGAACGGCCGAACCCGTCGTCGATTCGGAACTGCTGGCCGGAACAGGCGAGACCGTCGTGCTCGATCTCGCACGTCCGCGAGACATCCCGGAACGGGTCAGTCAGTTGTCCGACGTGACGCGGTACGACCTGGACGCGCTGAAGTCCGTCACTGAGGAAACGCGCGCGCAGCGCCGCGACGCCGCACTCGAGGTCGAACAGCTGATCGAGGAGGCGTTCGGGGAACTGCTCACCCAGTACAAGCGCAAGCGGGCGGACGAAGTCATCTCCGCGATGTACGAGGGAGCGGAGCGCCACAAAGCCGCCGAGCTACAGAAGGCGTTTGCCAAACTCGACCTCGACGAGGGGGAACGCGAGGTCGTCGAGTCGATGGCGGACGCGATCGTCAACAAGTTGCTCGCCCCGCCGACGAGCGGTCTCCGGGACGCGGCCGAAGACGACGACTGGTCGACGATCAATACCGCCCTGCGGCTGTTCGATCCCTCTCTGGACGGCGAAACGCCACCGATCGAGGAGTTCGTTGCGGACGCGCCCGGGTCAGAGACGGAGCGCGAACTCCCGCCGGCTGTGCAGGACCGACTCGACGACTGA
- a CDS encoding beta-ketoacyl-ACP reductase, giving the protein MTPKTCLVTGSSSGIGRAIAERFGEEGHNVAVNYRSSREGAEQTAAAVEAAGGSALVAQADVTDIEAVQRMGEKVHREFGSVDVLVNNAGINQDVKFTEMTHEEWDTVLDVHLDGAFHATQTFYDDLAASEEGRLINISSIIGKGGNFGQANYATAKAGMFGFTRTLALELAPEGSTANCVAPGFIATRMVEDLPERITDQIREDTPLGRLGTPEEIAEIVAFLASDRSSFITGEVIDANGGKDL; this is encoded by the coding sequence ATGACTCCAAAGACCTGTCTCGTGACGGGATCATCGAGCGGGATCGGGCGGGCGATCGCCGAGCGCTTCGGCGAGGAGGGACACAACGTCGCAGTGAATTACAGAAGCTCCAGAGAGGGTGCCGAACAGACGGCGGCCGCCGTCGAAGCTGCCGGTGGCTCGGCGTTGGTCGCTCAGGCCGACGTGACCGACATCGAGGCAGTCCAGCGGATGGGTGAGAAGGTCCACAGGGAGTTCGGATCGGTAGACGTGTTAGTGAACAACGCGGGGATCAATCAGGACGTCAAGTTCACCGAGATGACTCACGAGGAGTGGGATACCGTTCTGGACGTGCATCTCGACGGCGCGTTTCACGCCACCCAGACGTTTTACGACGACTTGGCCGCGTCCGAGGAGGGGCGGCTGATCAACATCTCTAGCATCATCGGCAAGGGCGGCAATTTCGGGCAGGCGAACTACGCGACGGCCAAGGCGGGGATGTTCGGGTTCACGCGGACGCTCGCACTCGAGCTCGCCCCCGAGGGTTCGACCGCGAACTGTGTCGCGCCCGGCTTCATCGCGACCAGAATGGTCGAGGACCTCCCCGAGCGTATCACAGACCAGATCCGGGAGGACACGCCGCTCGGCCGACTGGGTACGCCCGAAGAAATCGCAGAAATCGTCGCGTTTCTGGCGAGCGACCGATCGTCGTTCATCACCGGGGAGGTCATCGACGCTAACGGGGGCAAGGACCTGTAG
- a CDS encoding polymer-forming cytoskeletal protein, translated as MIRVLFRSDPLEKLAIPDGTTVEEHDLVTDGDVLVGGQSTVEFGVRGRNVIAGERVRFGGHIEAEGDCRLDMWCDVADNVLVGEDAYLGERVHVGGQLKVAGDIDIGDDVDIEEGFEANGWIVIRNPMPTIVFLFVYLGQLLRIGEQEAAEDTLSELLDGDHEEEPVVIPRGATVGDDAWRVSTPARIGDDCRIHGNVRAESVTVGRDNVLFGSLRGKDDVVVGRGSEIKGNVTTRNGDLAIGPGVKIWGDVAAENVRLHENATVDGTIRAGGEIELHTEDVLDGPDEDAEAMAEMAAEMEAESAPVAEDDGPVEGSAVDELDEEKPGDESGDDDPAEASDDSAATELSEPAADGPDGDHPDPTT; from the coding sequence ATGATACGTGTGCTGTTTCGATCGGACCCGCTCGAGAAACTGGCGATCCCCGACGGAACGACCGTCGAGGAACACGACCTCGTCACCGACGGCGACGTACTGGTCGGCGGCCAGTCGACCGTGGAGTTCGGCGTCCGCGGACGGAACGTAATCGCGGGCGAGCGCGTCCGTTTCGGTGGCCACATCGAGGCCGAGGGCGACTGTCGGCTTGACATGTGGTGTGACGTCGCGGACAACGTGCTCGTCGGCGAGGACGCCTATCTCGGCGAGCGCGTCCACGTCGGCGGCCAGTTGAAGGTCGCGGGCGACATCGACATCGGCGATGACGTCGACATCGAGGAGGGGTTCGAGGCCAACGGCTGGATCGTCATCCGCAACCCCATGCCGACGATCGTCTTCCTGTTCGTCTATCTCGGCCAGCTGTTGCGGATCGGCGAACAGGAGGCCGCCGAGGACACCCTCTCGGAGTTGCTCGATGGCGACCACGAGGAAGAACCGGTCGTCATCCCGCGAGGCGCGACCGTCGGCGACGACGCCTGGCGAGTCTCGACGCCCGCGCGGATCGGTGACGACTGCCGGATCCACGGCAACGTCCGGGCCGAGTCGGTGACTGTCGGCCGGGATAACGTCCTCTTCGGGAGCCTCCGGGGCAAAGACGACGTCGTCGTCGGTCGCGGATCGGAGATCAAGGGGAACGTCACGACACGCAACGGCGATCTGGCGATCGGGCCGGGCGTCAAGATCTGGGGCGACGTCGCGGCCGAGAACGTCCGCCTTCACGAGAACGCGACCGTCGACGGGACGATCCGCGCCGGCGGGGAGATCGAGTTGCATACCGAGGACGTGCTGGACGGCCCCGACGAAGACGCCGAGGCGATGGCCGAGATGGCCGCCGAGATGGAAGCTGAATCGGCACCCGTCGCCGAGGACGACGGACCCGTAGAAGGGTCCGCTGTAGACGAACTCGACGAAGAGAAACCGGGAGACGAATCCGGAGACGACGACCCGGCGGAAGCATCCGATGACAGCGCGGCAACGGAACTGTCCGAGCCGGCTGCTGACGGGCCTGACGGCGATCATCCGGACCCTACGACCTGA
- a CDS encoding DUF5800 family protein → MTVLSFDEQGVDVIYEGHEFRLEKSLIEDAIEKPYPDVTDHEVLKIVEADPPLSGEPQRISEVLESSTDE, encoded by the coding sequence ATGACAGTACTTTCCTTCGACGAACAGGGCGTGGACGTGATCTACGAGGGTCACGAGTTCCGCCTGGAGAAGTCACTCATCGAGGACGCCATCGAGAAGCCCTACCCGGACGTGACCGACCACGAAGTGCTCAAGATCGTCGAGGCGGATCCGCCGCTGTCGGGGGAACCACAGCGGATCAGCGAGGTGCTCGAGTCATCGACTGACGAGTGA
- a CDS encoding UPF0058 family protein, with protein sequence MKKQELIHLHGLLAQVQEHYEEHTGNTVEHDEYLDQGVRPTSIHKSKTDHKAAVFALADGLTSELESEVKEPLSASAD encoded by the coding sequence ATGAAAAAGCAGGAACTCATCCACCTCCATGGCCTGCTCGCACAGGTACAGGAACACTACGAAGAGCACACTGGCAACACCGTCGAACACGACGAGTACCTCGATCAGGGCGTTCGGCCGACATCGATTCACAAATCGAAAACCGACCACAAGGCGGCCGTCTTTGCTCTCGCCGACGGACTGACGTCCGAACTGGAATCGGAAGTCAAAGAGCCCCTTTCTGCCAGCGCAGACTGA
- a CDS encoding ABC transporter permease: MSRFGRVHAASRAAALSFLRRRTAVFFTFLFPLLIVLIFGALVETQPTGGGLFTEPPGYYVPGYLAVVVLFTPLSRVGSEVARHREGNRFEKLATTPLRRWEWLLAQTAVNVAVIGLAALLLLGLLLAVTGAEVVLSPLLVPFVVAGVALFCGIGAILGALADSQDGVIAASNAIALPLLFLSETFVPPSLLPEWFRPLLELSPLTYFSRGVRAATFDTPALADGGVLAACGRDDPLVNLAILTGLAALALVAGALTLPQTD, from the coding sequence ATGAGCCGGTTCGGACGGGTGCACGCCGCCTCGCGAGCGGCGGCGCTGTCGTTTCTCCGGCGACGGACGGCCGTGTTCTTCACGTTCCTGTTTCCGCTGTTGATCGTCCTCATCTTCGGAGCGCTGGTCGAGACCCAGCCGACCGGCGGCGGGCTGTTCACCGAACCGCCCGGCTACTACGTGCCCGGATATCTCGCCGTCGTCGTGCTATTCACGCCGCTGTCACGGGTCGGCAGCGAGGTCGCCCGTCACCGCGAGGGCAACCGCTTCGAGAAGCTCGCGACCACGCCGCTGCGGCGCTGGGAGTGGCTGCTCGCACAGACGGCCGTCAACGTCGCGGTCATCGGACTGGCCGCGCTGCTACTGCTCGGTCTGTTGCTCGCCGTGACGGGCGCCGAGGTCGTCCTGTCGCCGCTTTTGGTTCCGTTCGTCGTCGCCGGTGTGGCGCTGTTCTGCGGGATCGGAGCGATACTCGGCGCGCTCGCCGACTCACAGGACGGCGTCATCGCCGCCAGCAACGCGATCGCGCTCCCGCTTCTGTTCCTCTCGGAGACGTTCGTTCCGCCGTCGCTGCTGCCGGAGTGGTTCCGACCGCTGCTGGAACTGTCGCCGCTGACGTACTTCTCCCGGGGCGTGCGCGCGGCCACGTTCGATACCCCGGCGCTGGCCGACGGCGGCGTACTCGCTGCTTGCGGCCGAGACGACCCGCTCGTGAACCTCGCAATCCTGACCGGACTTGCCGCGCTCGCGCTGGTAGCCGGGGCACTGACACTGCCACAAACGGATTGA
- a CDS encoding ABC transporter ATP-binding protein: MTDVLLARDLARTYGDTVALAGVSLSVGEGEVLGLVGPNGAGKTTLVRALTGTTDAEGTVELFGESPRAVDRSRIGLLPQSFDPPARLTARELLEYYAGLYDHAREPATVLSDVGLEDATDTAYEDLSGGQQRRVCVGTALVNDPELLVLDEPTTGIDPAGRRAVWRLLEGLADGGTTIVLTTHYMAEVERLADRVGLLADGELLALDSPRALIEEYGGRTRLVIDVDGDPSEPLSIGFETTRRDGQLVVMDVAPTEIGTVVDRVTSAGITPGSLTWREPDMEDVYLDLTGTAVGYGGDPLDPAELDAAGPIAADGGQP, from the coding sequence ATGACTGACGTACTCCTCGCGCGCGACCTCGCCCGGACATACGGCGACACGGTCGCGCTCGCGGGCGTCTCGCTCTCGGTCGGCGAGGGCGAGGTACTGGGGCTGGTCGGCCCGAACGGCGCGGGCAAGACCACGCTCGTCCGCGCGCTGACGGGCACGACCGACGCCGAGGGAACGGTCGAGCTGTTCGGCGAGTCGCCGCGAGCGGTCGATCGCTCGCGCATCGGATTACTCCCGCAGTCGTTCGATCCGCCCGCTCGACTCACCGCGCGAGAACTGCTTGAGTACTACGCCGGACTCTACGACCACGCGCGGGAGCCGGCAACAGTGCTCTCGGACGTCGGCCTCGAGGACGCGACTGACACCGCATACGAGGACCTCTCCGGGGGCCAGCAGCGCCGGGTCTGTGTCGGGACGGCGCTGGTCAACGACCCCGAACTGCTCGTGCTCGACGAGCCGACGACCGGAATCGACCCGGCGGGCCGTCGCGCAGTATGGCGGCTGCTCGAGGGGCTCGCGGACGGCGGGACGACGATCGTGCTGACGACCCACTACATGGCCGAGGTCGAGCGGCTGGCCGACCGGGTTGGGCTGCTCGCGGACGGCGAACTGCTCGCGCTGGATTCCCCGCGGGCGCTGATCGAGGAATACGGCGGGCGGACCCGGCTCGTGATCGACGTCGATGGCGACCCTTCAGAGCCGCTCTCGATCGGGTTCGAGACAACCAGGCGGGACGGGCAACTCGTCGTGATGGACGTCGCGCCGACGGAGATCGGGACGGTCGTCGATCGGGTGACGTCGGCCGGGATCACGCCCGGATCGCTGACCTGGCGCGAACCGGACATGGAGGACGTCTATCTCGATCTGACCGGCACGGCGGTCGGCTACGGGGGCGATCCGCTCGATCCGGCCGAGTTGGACGCGGCGGGCCCAATCGCGGCAGACGGGGGCCAGCCATGA
- a CDS encoding DUF7546 family protein, protein MNNVTAWKTRFRPAPETARWAFLVVNAELLVLWLWFVTAQPTFDSLLGARYVLYPFVWINVGLWALWRTTPAPAPPRRQYLAGALAAGYFLLLAYVGGLFGTATHHVVTPQVALGTPPGFSPALLYDGGTLKLIVIPYKLVGYLALAYLVYATVIDAAGSAIAGVLGLFSCISCTWPIIAALVTGTVGGGAAIASAVYAGGYDLSVAVFVVTVGLLYWRPTV, encoded by the coding sequence ATGAACAACGTGACCGCCTGGAAGACTCGTTTTCGCCCGGCCCCCGAGACCGCACGCTGGGCGTTTCTCGTCGTCAACGCCGAGTTGCTCGTGCTGTGGCTGTGGTTCGTGACGGCGCAGCCGACGTTCGACTCGCTGCTCGGGGCGCGGTACGTGCTCTATCCGTTCGTCTGGATCAACGTCGGGCTGTGGGCGCTCTGGCGGACGACGCCCGCACCGGCCCCGCCGCGCCGACAGTATCTCGCCGGCGCGCTCGCGGCCGGATACTTCCTGCTGTTGGCGTACGTCGGCGGGTTGTTCGGCACAGCCACCCATCACGTCGTCACTCCGCAGGTGGCGCTCGGGACCCCGCCCGGGTTCAGCCCGGCCCTGCTGTACGACGGGGGGACGCTGAAGCTGATCGTGATCCCCTACAAGCTGGTCGGCTACCTTGCGCTGGCCTATCTGGTCTACGCGACGGTCATCGACGCCGCCGGGTCGGCCATCGCGGGCGTGCTCGGACTGTTCTCGTGTATCTCCTGTACGTGGCCGATCATCGCCGCCCTCGTCACGGGAACGGTCGGCGGCGGCGCGGCGATCGCCAGCGCGGTCTACGCCGGCGGATACGACCTCTCGGTCGCCGTGTTCGTCGTCACTGTCGGGTTGCTGTACTGGCGGCCGACAGTGTGA
- the cyoE gene encoding heme o synthase, with protein MRETDTRTFTALLAGAVIGVYALIVAGATAAIADAASACSSWPVCSQPPSLTEPALIIAWGHRVTALLVGLLVVATAVVGWRVARRRRVKYALAVALALFPVQIGVGAAVATTGAAGEIPSVHLGVAASIFGALVAALAWHLEAGADDDQPVTTDPEPTPEPVGDVTVTGPSGLAETVRAYVSLTKPRLMWLLSLVAAAGMALAADGSIPIETILATIGGGVLAIGSSGTFNHVLERDADRRMNRTADRPLTTEQVPVTNALAFGFALGALSLAVFLTVNVLVAVLGLVAIAFYSVIYTLVLKPNTVQNTVIGGFAGALPALIGSAAVTGTIGPAGLALATLIFLWTPAHFYNLALAYKDDYARGGFPMMPVVRGEATTRKHILWYLAATLLAATVVTAVADLGALVAATTVVLGAVFLWTVVRLHRERTESAAFRAFHASNAYLGTFLVAVVIDALAI; from the coding sequence GTGCGCGAGACAGACACACGAACGTTCACGGCGTTGCTCGCCGGGGCGGTGATCGGCGTCTACGCGCTGATCGTCGCCGGCGCGACGGCTGCGATCGCGGACGCGGCCAGCGCCTGTTCGAGCTGGCCGGTCTGTTCACAGCCGCCGTCGCTGACCGAGCCAGCGCTGATAATCGCCTGGGGGCATCGCGTGACCGCCCTGCTGGTCGGTCTGCTCGTGGTCGCGACGGCCGTCGTCGGCTGGCGCGTCGCACGGCGACGCCGGGTGAAATACGCGCTGGCAGTCGCGCTCGCACTCTTTCCGGTCCAGATCGGTGTCGGTGCGGCCGTCGCGACGACCGGCGCGGCCGGCGAGATCCCCTCGGTTCACCTCGGAGTCGCGGCGTCGATCTTCGGCGCGCTCGTCGCCGCGCTGGCCTGGCACCTGGAGGCCGGTGCCGACGACGACCAGCCGGTGACGACCGACCCCGAACCGACGCCCGAACCGGTCGGAGACGTGACCGTTACCGGTCCGAGCGGCCTCGCAGAGACGGTTCGCGCGTACGTCAGTCTGACCAAGCCGCGACTGATGTGGCTGCTCAGTCTCGTCGCCGCCGCCGGGATGGCGCTCGCCGCCGACGGGTCGATCCCGATCGAGACGATCCTCGCGACGATCGGCGGCGGGGTGCTTGCGATCGGCTCTAGCGGAACCTTCAATCACGTCCTCGAGCGCGACGCGGACCGGCGGATGAACCGGACCGCAGACCGACCGTTGACGACCGAGCAGGTCCCGGTCACGAACGCGCTGGCGTTCGGGTTCGCGCTCGGCGCGCTCTCGCTTGCGGTCTTCCTGACGGTCAACGTTCTCGTGGCCGTGCTGGGGCTGGTCGCGATCGCCTTCTACAGCGTGATATACACGCTCGTTTTGAAACCTAACACCGTCCAGAACACGGTAATCGGCGGGTTCGCCGGTGCGCTCCCGGCGCTGATCGGGTCGGCGGCCGTCACGGGGACGATCGGACCGGCCGGGCTGGCGCTGGCGACGCTGATCTTCCTGTGGACGCCCGCACACTTCTACAACCTCGCGCTGGCGTACAAGGACGACTACGCTCGGGGCGGTTTCCCGATGATGCCCGTCGTCCGCGGGGAGGCGACCACGCGCAAGCACATCCTCTGGTATCTGGCGGCGACGCTGCTGGCGGCGACGGTCGTGACCGCAGTCGCCGATCTGGGTGCGCTCGTCGCCGCGACGACGGTAGTGCTGGGTGCCGTCTTCCTGTGGACGGTCGTCCGGCTGCACCGCGAGCGAACCGAATCGGCCGCGTTTCGTGCGTTTCACGCCTCGAACGCCTATCTCGGGACGTTCCTCGTGGCCGTCGTGATCGACGCCCTGGCGATCTGA
- the coxB gene encoding cytochrome c oxidase subunit II yields MTRNRAGVVAVLSGALVAVGSRPALAQSTASSSTEEAIWGLNFELLAVAIPITILVEAILFYTVWRFRSSNVEEAKPTKENRRLEITWTVATAIVLLFVGIGAYGVLAQDDVSGQGEADMEVQVFAERYAWSYEYPEQNVSSGDQLVIPVNQTVKLNVTSKDWLHAFHVPELGLKSDAFPAQSNYLVTTPQETGTYQVYCAEYCGAGHSLMMSEVNVTTQEKYESWLASQQDE; encoded by the coding sequence ATGACGCGCAACCGTGCAGGGGTCGTCGCAGTGCTGTCGGGCGCGCTGGTCGCCGTCGGCAGCCGGCCCGCGCTCGCCCAGTCGACGGCGAGTTCCTCGACGGAAGAGGCGATCTGGGGGCTGAACTTCGAGTTGCTCGCGGTCGCGATTCCGATCACGATCCTCGTCGAGGCGATCCTCTTCTATACCGTCTGGCGGTTCCGGTCGAGCAACGTCGAGGAGGCAAAGCCGACCAAGGAGAACCGGCGGCTCGAGATCACCTGGACGGTCGCGACGGCGATCGTCCTGCTGTTCGTCGGTATCGGGGCCTACGGCGTCCTCGCCCAGGACGACGTCTCCGGGCAGGGCGAGGCGGACATGGAAGTACAGGTCTTCGCCGAGCGGTACGCCTGGAGTTACGAGTACCCCGAACAGAACGTCTCGAGTGGCGATCAGCTCGTCATTCCGGTCAACCAGACGGTGAAGCTGAACGTCACCTCAAAGGACTGGTTGCACGCCTTCCACGTGCCCGAACTCGGGCTGAAATCCGACGCGTTCCCCGCACAGTCGAACTACCTCGTCACGACGCCACAGGAGACCGGCACCTATCAGGTCTACTGCGCCGAGTACTGCGGGGCGGGCCACTCGCTGATGATGTCGGAAGTCAACGTGACGACCCAGGAGAAATACGAGTCCTGGCTGGCCTCCCAGCAGGACGAGTGA
- the fen gene encoding flap endonuclease-1: protein MGNAALRDLAVLEDVPFADLQGSVVAVDAHNWLYRYLTTTVKWTSEEVYTTSDGEEVANLVGVVQGLPKFFEHDLTPVFVFDGAVTDLKDDEVQQRREQREAAQKRLETAREEGDEIAVARLESRTQRLTETIVETTRELLELLDVPIVDAPAEGEAQAAVMARRGDVDYVGTEDYDALLFGAPLTLRQLTSKGDPELMDLDATLDAHDITWEQLIDVAILCGTDFNEGVSGYGPKTSVKAIREHGDLWGVIEAEGIRIENADRIRQLFRDPPVVETPALDLDISPDVDAAREYVTGTWEVAPDEVERGFERIADSQVQTGLDRWS from the coding sequence ATGGGAAACGCAGCGCTGCGCGACCTGGCGGTCCTCGAGGACGTTCCGTTCGCCGACCTGCAGGGGTCAGTCGTCGCCGTGGACGCACACAACTGGCTGTACCGGTATCTGACGACGACCGTCAAGTGGACCAGCGAGGAAGTCTACACGACCAGCGACGGCGAGGAAGTCGCCAACCTCGTCGGCGTCGTCCAGGGCCTGCCGAAGTTCTTCGAGCACGACCTGACGCCGGTGTTCGTCTTCGACGGCGCGGTCACCGACCTGAAAGACGACGAGGTTCAGCAGCGACGCGAGCAACGCGAGGCCGCCCAGAAGCGCCTCGAAACCGCCCGCGAGGAAGGCGACGAGATCGCCGTCGCACGGCTGGAGAGCCGCACCCAGCGACTGACCGAGACGATCGTCGAGACGACCCGCGAGTTGCTCGAACTGCTTGACGTACCGATCGTCGACGCGCCGGCCGAGGGCGAAGCCCAGGCGGCGGTGATGGCTCGCCGGGGCGACGTCGATTACGTCGGCACCGAGGACTACGACGCGCTGCTCTTTGGCGCACCACTGACGCTCCGGCAACTGACCAGCAAGGGCGATCCCGAGCTGATGGATCTGGACGCGACGCTCGACGCGCACGACATCACCTGGGAGCAGTTGATCGACGTCGCGATCCTCTGCGGGACGGACTTCAACGAGGGCGTTTCCGGCTACGGGCCGAAAACGTCGGTCAAAGCGATCAGAGAGCACGGCGACCTGTGGGGCGTCATCGAGGCCGAGGGGATCCGGATCGAGAACGCCGACCGGATCAGACAGCTCTTCCGGGACCCGCCGGTCGTCGAGACGCCGGCCCTCGACCTCGACATTTCGCCGGACGTGGACGCGGCCCGCGAGTACGTCACCGGGACCTGGGAGGTCGCTCCCGACGAGGTCGAGCGCGGGTTCGAGCGGATTGCGGACTCGCAAGTCCAGACCGGCCTCGACCGGTGGTCGTGA
- a CDS encoding GNAT family N-acetyltransferase, with translation MEFELLGWAADGPTLRLDYEQFSYAGKFVMSSTGKAVVREDDDVVAAAAFDPDRTDDSTLRIRYVTVRRDCRGEGIGSRLLRTVRERALKRGYDRVAIAVNNPFAYEAASKAGFGYTGERTGLAERVLAWPAPDGGESYRAGLESFREDDLEPDAAAFIESRETVPAVVDPLSA, from the coding sequence ATGGAGTTCGAACTGCTCGGCTGGGCCGCCGATGGACCGACGCTGCGACTCGACTACGAGCAGTTTAGCTACGCCGGCAAGTTCGTCATGTCCTCGACGGGTAAGGCGGTCGTGCGCGAAGACGATGACGTCGTCGCCGCGGCGGCGTTCGACCCCGACCGGACCGACGACTCAACGCTGCGGATCCGGTACGTGACCGTCCGGCGCGACTGCCGGGGGGAAGGAATCGGCTCGCGGCTGCTCCGGACGGTTCGCGAGCGGGCGTTAAAACGGGGCTACGACAGGGTCGCGATCGCCGTGAACAACCCGTTCGCCTACGAGGCCGCCTCGAAGGCCGGGTTCGGCTACACGGGCGAACGGACGGGGCTGGCCGAGCGCGTCCTGGCCTGGCCCGCTCCGGATGGAGGCGAATCCTACCGGGCGGGGCTAGAGAGCTTCCGCGAGGACGACCTCGAACCTGACGCCGCTGCATTCATCGAGTCTCGCGAGACAGTACCGGCAGTCGTCGATCCGCTTTCGGCGTGA